From Janibacter endophyticus:
CGCCCGAGCCCTCAGCGCCGTCGTCGTACCGTCCAGCTCCGGCATACCCGTCGATGAAGGTGACCCGGTGGTCCAGCGACCTGCTGCCAGTCTTACTGGCGAAGGGCGTCGCGTACTGGTTGATGATGGCGTGCTTCAGCACGGCCGCCGATTTCCGGCTTTTGTGAAACTTGCTGGTGCTGGTGCTGCTGCTGGACACGCCTGTTGCCCCCGAAGTGATCTGCGCTGGGTGATCAGGCTATGCGAATGTTCGGACGGAGCGGGGCTACCGGCGACGGGGAGGCTCCTCGCCATTCAGCGCGCCGCCTACCGGGTGGAGGCGTCTCTGATTGGAGATGACCGCATCCCGGCGCTGCATGAAGAGGTCGAGGAGCTTCGTGCGGCGCGCCTGAGTTGGCTCGGTGCCTTCGACGATGGCCGTCGTTTGATCGGAGCGGTGGCGCGGGCCGAGGACGCCGACGGCGTCGACATCGACCGGCTGGTTGTCGATCCGGCGGTTCACCGCCGCGGTGCTGGACGGAAGCTCGTCCAGGCGGTGCTATTTCGGGCAGGGCATCGCCGCACGACCGTGTCGACCGGACGGGCCAATCTGCCCGCACGCACGCTGTATCGGGGGCTGGGATTCCAGCAGTTGAACGACACCGAAGTGGTGCCTGGCCTCTGGGTTACACACCTAGCGCGCATCCCGTAGGCGGATCCCCTTGCGGGGCATGACCAGCGGCCATGGCCCCGCGATGGTCGAGCAGCTCCGCCGCGGTACTTTGCACGACGCCATCCGCAAGGAGGGTCCTGTGCAATCTAGGCCGCGTGTCGTGTGCAGTCTTCGCTGCATCTCGACAGCAGTCGCCTGCACAGGTGTCCGAGGTCTTCTGCACGGCCGCCTTCGACGTTCCGATCAGTCCCCTCGCGGTGACGTGGGTTGCCGACAATGTCGACACGTTGCCAGTTGTGCGATCGGCCGCTGCGTGGCGCAGCGTCAGCTTGCCTCATGGCGATGCCGATGTGCGCTATCGCGACTTCGGGCGACTGGGAGAGGGGCTCAAGGTCGGGGACGTAGGGGCGTTACGCACGACAGGGATCTCCGCCGCTAGCACCTCTAACGCTTCCTGCGCCGATGCTGCCCCAATCAGCACCCGTTGTGTCAGTCCGTTGCTCAGGCTGACTAGTCGCAGCGCCTCACGGGGCACTTGATCGCGTGGCGTACCCATAGCGGATAGCAGCGTCTGGGCCTCCTTGATCGTCCCCTGTGCGAACTCGGCGATGATCGCCCCGATCGCGGGATCGATGCCACCGCGGACCAGGTACGCGTACCAGACGGCGACACCGAGGCGGAACGATGTCGTGTGTGGGATGGGTTCGGCGAGCAGATCCCGGAGCGCTTCGTGAGGCTCGAGCGAGGCGGCGCGGTTGGCGTACCGGTCCGAGGCGCGCTCAACGACGGCGCGGCATCCGGCCAGGATGAGGTCGTCCTTGGAGGCGAAGTAGTGCTGGATCCGGCCCACCGAGATCCCGGTCGCCTGTGCAACCGCCTGATAGGTCACCCCTTCGATCCCCCGCCCGTTGATCACCGCCCACAGACCGACGATGATCTCCGCTCGACGCTGTTCGTGGTCCACTCGCTTCGGCACAGCTTTACAATATATCCGTACCGTGAAAC
This genomic window contains:
- a CDS encoding GNAT family N-acetyltransferase; translated protein: MLQHGRRFPAFVKLAGAGAAAGHACCPRSDLRWVIRLCECSDGAGLPATGRLLAIQRAAYRVEASLIGDDRIPALHEEVEELRAARLSWLGAFDDGRRLIGAVARAEDADGVDIDRLVVDPAVHRRGAGRKLVQAVLFRAGHRRTTVSTGRANLPARTLYRGLGFQQLNDTEVVPGLWVTHLARIP
- a CDS encoding TetR/AcrR family transcriptional regulator → MPKRVDHEQRRAEIIVGLWAVINGRGIEGVTYQAVAQATGISVGRIQHYFASKDDLILAGCRAVVERASDRYANRAASLEPHEALRDLLAEPIPHTTSFRLGVAVWYAYLVRGGIDPAIGAIIAEFAQGTIKEAQTLLSAMGTPRDQVPREALRLVSLSNGLTQRVLIGAASAQEALEVLAAEIPVVRNAPTSPTLSPSPSRPKSR